Genomic window (Candidatus Acidiferrales bacterium):
TGCCGTCAGCTTGGCGAGTGGCCGGATGCTCTTCGGAGGCCGCTGTGCCTCCTGTCACGGTTTGGACGGGCGCACGCCCACCGAGGTGGGCCAGTGGATGTATCCACGCGCGCCGGATGTTGGTTCGCCGGCCGTGCAGCAGTGGTCAGACGCCGAACTTTTCTGGATCATCAAGCACGGCATTCGGCTCACTGGCATGCCCGGCTTCGGACACATTCACTCTGACGACCAG
Coding sequences:
- a CDS encoding cytochrome c, giving the protein AVSLASGRMLFGGRCASCHGLDGRTPTEVGQWMYPRAPDVGSPAVQQWSDAELFWIIKHGIRLTGMPGFGHIHSDDQVWHLVRYVRSLGAQPKQ